In the Candidatus Baltobacteraceae bacterium genome, one interval contains:
- a CDS encoding NCS1 family nucleobase:cation symporter-1, producing the protein MAKTQAQHGDIVVLEADAIAEVSGNGDLWNDDLRPCTLVEHNWPGPKFSTLWIGMCLCLPTYSLASGMIALGMNWSEAVLTVFVGSCVVLVPILLVSHAGTRFGIPYPVFARLWFGMRGAHLPALARAVIAAGWFGINSWFGGLALDAILGRLVEAWNATNGHLAIAFGVFWLLNVAVASRGPQAIGRLAQISAPTLALAALALFAWGISSAGGFGPMLAAPPTLHGATFWAAFFPSVIGVIAFWATLALNIPDYTRYAITQRGQALGQTFSMPLTMAIFSFIGIAVTSSTVLLFGKALWNPIDLILKFPTVVVVIAGIIVMMSSITINVGANVMAPARAFENLWPSRITFAIGAVITGLLSLLMQPWYVLANYGNYIFTWLGTYGALLGPIDGIAIADYWLVRNKQLDLRALYQEKSRYDYARGLNLRALIAVVIGWAIALLGLTTSALHFLWSGGWLFGLVGGLIAYALLMRGDPSVLRSGEFDAITDTVV; encoded by the coding sequence GTGGCGAAAACACAAGCGCAGCACGGCGACATCGTCGTCCTTGAAGCGGATGCAATCGCCGAGGTGAGTGGAAACGGAGATCTCTGGAACGACGATCTCCGCCCTTGTACGCTTGTCGAGCACAATTGGCCCGGGCCGAAGTTCTCCACGCTCTGGATCGGCATGTGCTTGTGCCTTCCGACGTATTCGCTGGCCAGCGGAATGATCGCGCTCGGTATGAACTGGTCAGAAGCCGTGCTGACGGTCTTCGTCGGAAGCTGCGTCGTACTCGTGCCGATTCTCTTGGTGTCGCACGCCGGCACGCGCTTCGGTATCCCGTACCCCGTGTTCGCGCGCTTGTGGTTCGGGATGCGCGGAGCGCACCTGCCGGCACTCGCGCGAGCGGTCATTGCCGCCGGATGGTTCGGAATCAATTCGTGGTTCGGCGGTCTCGCGCTCGACGCGATTCTCGGGCGTTTGGTCGAAGCGTGGAACGCCACGAACGGCCATCTTGCAATCGCCTTCGGCGTCTTTTGGCTCTTGAACGTCGCTGTTGCATCACGCGGACCGCAAGCCATCGGACGGCTCGCACAAATATCAGCACCAACGCTCGCACTTGCAGCGCTGGCTCTTTTTGCATGGGGAATCAGCAGCGCAGGCGGGTTCGGACCGATGCTTGCAGCGCCGCCGACGCTGCACGGCGCGACCTTCTGGGCCGCGTTCTTTCCATCGGTGATCGGCGTCATCGCGTTCTGGGCAACGCTGGCGCTGAACATTCCGGATTACACGCGCTACGCCATAACGCAGCGCGGTCAGGCTCTCGGGCAAACGTTTTCAATGCCTTTGACGATGGCGATATTCTCCTTCATCGGGATCGCGGTCACATCCAGCACTGTGCTGCTCTTCGGAAAAGCCTTGTGGAATCCGATCGACTTGATCCTGAAATTTCCGACAGTTGTCGTCGTCATTGCCGGCATCATCGTGATGATGTCATCGATCACGATCAACGTCGGCGCAAACGTTATGGCGCCTGCGCGCGCGTTCGAAAATCTGTGGCCCAGCCGGATCACGTTCGCGATCGGCGCCGTCATCACGGGTTTGCTCTCGCTCTTGATGCAGCCGTGGTACGTCTTGGCGAACTACGGCAACTACATCTTCACCTGGCTCGGCACGTATGGCGCACTTCTAGGTCCGATCGACGGCATCGCAATCGCCGACTATTGGCTCGTTCGGAACAAGCAGCTCGACTTGCGGGCGCTCTATCAGGAGAAAAGCCGCTATGACTACGCCCGGGGCCTCAACCTGCGTGCGTTGATTGCCGTCGTCATCGGCTGGGCGATCGCGCTTCTTGGGCTGACGACGTCCGCGCTGCACTTTCTATGGTCCGGAGGATGGCTTTTCGGACTCGTTGGCGGATTGATCGCGTACGCGCTGCTGATGCGAGGGGACCCGTCGGTGCTGCGTTCTGGAGAATTTGACGCAATTACGGACACCGTCGTATGA
- a CDS encoding nitrilase-related carbon-nitrogen hydrolase, giving the protein MNDSRPDIVKIGLIQTHHDVDGGQPVAVHKQKAIEKHLRLVREAAKKGAQIVCLQELFYGPYFCTEQTPKWYEATEPIPDGPTTKLMQDLAAELGVVLVVPMYEEKQPGVYYNTAAVIDADGSYLGKYRKHHLPQVAAGPAPCGFWEKYYFKPGNSGYPVFETRFAKVGVYICYDRHFPEGARLLGLAGAEIVFNPSATVAGLSEYLWKLEQPAHAVANGYYVGAINRVGVEGPWNMGEFYGQSYLVDPRGQFVVQASRDRDEAIVGNLDRNVIREVRDTWQFYRDRRPETYGAMVEL; this is encoded by the coding sequence ATGAACGACAGCAGACCCGACATCGTTAAGATCGGGCTCATTCAAACCCATCACGACGTCGACGGTGGCCAGCCGGTCGCCGTGCACAAGCAGAAGGCGATCGAGAAGCACCTGCGGCTCGTCCGAGAAGCCGCGAAGAAGGGCGCCCAGATCGTCTGTCTTCAGGAGCTTTTTTACGGCCCGTACTTCTGCACCGAACAAACGCCGAAATGGTACGAGGCAACCGAACCGATTCCGGATGGTCCGACGACAAAGCTGATGCAGGATCTTGCAGCTGAGCTCGGCGTGGTGCTCGTCGTTCCGATGTACGAAGAAAAACAGCCGGGCGTTTATTACAACACGGCCGCAGTCATCGACGCGGACGGCTCATACCTCGGCAAGTATCGCAAACATCATCTTCCGCAGGTTGCGGCCGGACCCGCGCCGTGCGGTTTTTGGGAGAAGTATTACTTCAAGCCGGGTAACAGCGGCTATCCCGTCTTCGAAACCCGGTTCGCAAAAGTCGGCGTGTACATTTGCTACGACCGCCACTTCCCCGAAGGCGCCCGACTTCTCGGGCTTGCCGGAGCCGAAATCGTTTTCAATCCGTCGGCAACCGTCGCGGGGCTTTCGGAGTATCTCTGGAAACTCGAACAGCCTGCGCACGCCGTCGCGAACGGATACTACGTCGGCGCCATCAATCGCGTCGGCGTCGAGGGGCCGTGGAACATGGGCGAGTTCTACGGACAATCGTATCTCGTCGATCCGCGTGGACAATTCGTGGTTCAAGCCTCGCGCGATCGCGACGAGGCGATCGTCGGAAATTTAGACCGCAACGTCATTCGCGAGGTGCGCGACACCTGGCAGTTCTATCGCGACCGCCGTCCGGAAACGTACGGCGCGATGGTCGAGCTCTAG
- the hydA gene encoding dihydropyrimidinase: MGTIIKGGTVVTATDTSRADILIERETVAAIAANIPPDSHTTIDAKGMLVFPGFIDPHTHLDMPFGGTVTADDFFTGTKAAALGGTTSIVDFALHTKGDSLKNALDTWHKKAAEKAVIDYAFHLTIADGRPETIAEIQRMIEDEGVNSFKVFMAYKGILQVDDETIFKVLKAAAKHGGLVQVHAENGDVIECIVAQARADGMRAPKYHALTRPVECEGEATHRAVRLAEIAEAPIYVVHVSSAMAADAISDGRKRGLPIYGETCPQYLVCSVDDYDRPDFAGANYVMSPPLREKWNQQALLGKLKNFELQTFGSDHCSFNHKGQKELGKDDFSKIPNGAPTIEDRVAILYNSGVVSGLIGLNKFVALASTNPAILFGLFPKKGTIAIGSDADIVIWDPKATRTISAREHHMNVDNNIFEGMQVHGRAKHVFSRGSQIVRDGTFVGERGRGKFTRSAPFRPVQL; the protein is encoded by the coding sequence ATGGGGACGATCATCAAGGGCGGAACGGTTGTCACTGCGACGGACACCAGCAGGGCGGACATCCTCATCGAACGAGAGACCGTGGCCGCAATCGCGGCAAATATCCCGCCGGATTCGCACACGACGATCGACGCAAAAGGGATGCTCGTTTTCCCGGGGTTCATCGACCCGCATACGCATCTCGACATGCCGTTCGGCGGCACGGTTACCGCCGACGACTTCTTTACGGGAACCAAAGCAGCGGCGCTCGGCGGGACAACGTCTATCGTCGACTTCGCACTGCACACCAAAGGCGACTCGCTCAAGAACGCGCTCGACACCTGGCACAAGAAGGCTGCCGAGAAGGCCGTGATCGACTACGCCTTCCATCTAACTATTGCCGACGGTCGCCCCGAGACGATCGCCGAGATCCAGCGGATGATCGAGGACGAGGGCGTGAACTCGTTCAAGGTCTTCATGGCCTACAAGGGCATCTTGCAAGTCGACGACGAGACCATCTTCAAGGTGCTCAAGGCGGCCGCGAAACACGGTGGACTCGTGCAAGTTCACGCCGAGAACGGCGACGTGATCGAATGCATCGTCGCGCAAGCTCGCGCCGACGGCATGCGCGCGCCCAAATACCATGCGTTGACACGTCCCGTCGAATGCGAGGGCGAAGCGACGCATCGCGCGGTTCGGCTTGCCGAAATCGCGGAGGCTCCGATCTACGTCGTTCACGTTTCGAGCGCGATGGCAGCCGACGCGATCAGCGACGGACGCAAGCGTGGTTTGCCGATCTACGGCGAGACGTGTCCGCAGTATCTCGTTTGCAGCGTCGACGATTACGACCGGCCGGATTTCGCCGGAGCAAACTACGTGATGTCGCCGCCACTGCGTGAAAAGTGGAACCAGCAAGCTCTGCTCGGAAAGCTCAAGAACTTCGAGCTTCAAACCTTCGGCTCGGACCACTGCTCCTTCAATCACAAGGGACAAAAGGAGCTTGGCAAAGACGACTTCTCGAAGATTCCGAACGGTGCGCCGACGATCGAAGACCGCGTTGCGATTCTGTACAACAGCGGCGTCGTCTCGGGTCTCATCGGGCTGAACAAATTTGTCGCGCTGGCCAGCACGAATCCGGCGATCCTTTTCGGCCTCTTCCCCAAGAAAGGCACGATTGCGATAGGTAGCGACGCCGATATCGTCATTTGGGATCCGAAAGCGACGCGCACGATCAGCGCACGCGAGCATCACATGAATGTCGACAACAATATTTTCGAAGGCATGCAAGTCCACGGTCGCGCCAAGCACGTCTTTTCGCGCGGCTCGCAAATCGTCCGCGATGGTACGTTCGTCGGCGAACGCGGACGCGGTAAATTCACTCGCTCAGCTCCCTTCCGGCCGGTGCAATTATGA
- the preA gene encoding NAD-dependent dihydropyrimidine dehydrogenase subunit PreA has product MADLRTNLAGIASPNPFWLASAPPTNSGYQIMRAFEAGWGGAVWKTLGDPIVNVTSRFAGLNAAGYRMFGMNNIELITDRSLEDNCREIVEVKKRFPDRAIVVSLMMECKRERWRDLVARVEQTGCDGLELNFGCPHGMSERGMGSAVGQDPELIEEVTSWVVEATRIPVLVKLTPNVTSIKHMGRAARRGKAAGISLINTVNSLMGVDLETWNPIPHVDGKSSHGGFCGPAVKPIALNMVGECARDSEIGIPLSGIGGIATWSDAVEFMLMGATSVQVCTAVMHHGFRIVGDMIEGLNNYLDGRGIARAQDIIGKTVPKFVDWNDLNLDYKIVARIDQSLCIHCNKCYIACEDAAHQCIDRIPRNGTTDCVVDESHCVGCNLCQMVCPVDDCITMVRVDDGRSTRTWHDVEATQV; this is encoded by the coding sequence ATGGCCGATCTGCGAACGAATCTCGCGGGCATCGCAAGCCCCAATCCATTTTGGCTTGCTTCGGCTCCCCCGACGAACAGCGGTTACCAAATCATGCGCGCATTCGAGGCCGGCTGGGGCGGCGCCGTTTGGAAAACGCTGGGCGACCCGATCGTCAACGTGACTTCACGCTTTGCCGGACTCAATGCGGCCGGATACCGGATGTTCGGGATGAACAACATCGAGCTCATCACGGATCGGTCACTCGAAGATAATTGCCGCGAGATCGTGGAGGTGAAGAAACGCTTCCCCGATCGCGCGATCGTCGTTTCCCTGATGATGGAATGCAAACGAGAGCGGTGGCGCGACCTCGTTGCACGCGTGGAGCAAACCGGTTGCGATGGGCTCGAATTGAATTTCGGTTGCCCGCACGGCATGAGCGAGCGCGGCATGGGCTCGGCCGTCGGTCAAGATCCCGAATTGATCGAGGAAGTCACCTCGTGGGTCGTCGAGGCTACCCGCATTCCCGTTCTCGTAAAGCTCACGCCGAACGTGACCTCGATCAAGCACATGGGCCGTGCCGCACGGCGCGGGAAAGCCGCGGGCATCAGCCTCATCAACACGGTCAATAGCCTCATGGGCGTGGATCTCGAGACCTGGAATCCTATTCCGCACGTCGACGGAAAGAGCTCGCACGGCGGATTCTGCGGCCCGGCGGTCAAGCCGATCGCCCTCAACATGGTCGGCGAATGCGCCCGCGATTCCGAAATCGGGATTCCCCTCAGCGGCATCGGCGGGATCGCCACGTGGAGCGACGCCGTCGAATTCATGTTGATGGGTGCGACGAGCGTTCAGGTCTGCACCGCGGTGATGCATCACGGATTCCGGATCGTGGGCGATATGATCGAGGGCTTGAACAATTATCTCGACGGACGCGGTATCGCACGCGCCCAAGACATCATCGGGAAAACCGTCCCGAAGTTCGTAGACTGGAACGATTTGAACCTCGACTACAAAATCGTGGCTCGGATCGATCAGAGTCTCTGCATTCATTGCAACAAATGCTACATTGCGTGCGAGGACGCCGCGCACCAATGTATCGACCGGATACCGCGCAACGGCACGACCGACTGCGTCGTCGACGAATCGCATTGCGTGGGTTGCAATCTGTGCCAGATGGTCTGTCCAGTCGACGATTGCATAACGATGGTGCGCGTCGACGATGGGCGCTCAACGAGAACGTGGCACGACGTGGAGGCAACACAGGTATGA
- a CDS encoding NAD(P)-dependent oxidoreductase: MPESSLGEPIQKRLLPLDVFLEASRCLYCYDAPCTQACPTHIDVPGFIGKIATGDLLGSARTIMDANPIGASCARVCPTEQLCEGACVYEHQGTPIRIGDLQRYATDWLIDHGDVELFSAGTPTGRRVAIVGGGPAGLAAARDLRRKGHDVTIFESRPEAGGLDTYGIVPFRLPIEVALWEARQVANMGVEMRLGTRVGTDVLPQDLLENYDAVVIAMGMGSVPQLGIAGEELPGVWDALDFIERAKLGKPIEKLGHRVAIIGAGNTAIDAATCSRRLHAGSVTMYYRRGPDEMTAYQFEVEFAKSEDVEFRFHAVPVRILERNGRAGAIEFLRAKPGPRNAKLETIPGSEYTVEVDTIVRAIGQTRLLRLLDDFEVRHDGSVAIVNDDFQTSNPKVFCAGDIVFRSGTTDAMVVVAAQQGKLAARAIDGFLSRGIS, translated from the coding sequence ATGCCCGAATCGAGCCTGGGAGAGCCGATACAAAAGCGCCTCTTGCCCCTCGATGTATTTCTCGAGGCAAGCCGATGCTTGTACTGTTATGACGCGCCTTGCACGCAGGCATGTCCCACGCACATCGACGTCCCGGGGTTCATCGGCAAGATCGCAACCGGCGATCTACTCGGGAGCGCGCGCACCATCATGGATGCAAATCCTATCGGCGCGAGCTGCGCGCGGGTGTGTCCAACCGAACAGCTGTGCGAGGGCGCGTGCGTCTACGAACATCAGGGCACGCCAATTCGAATCGGCGATTTGCAACGCTATGCGACCGACTGGCTGATCGATCACGGCGACGTCGAGCTTTTCTCCGCGGGTACGCCGACCGGACGCCGTGTCGCGATCGTCGGCGGGGGACCCGCGGGACTTGCTGCAGCGCGCGACCTGCGCCGTAAGGGCCACGACGTCACGATCTTCGAGAGCAGACCCGAAGCCGGTGGTCTCGATACGTACGGGATCGTTCCGTTCCGTCTACCGATCGAGGTTGCGTTGTGGGAAGCGCGACAGGTCGCGAATATGGGCGTCGAGATGCGCCTCGGAACCCGCGTCGGCACGGACGTTCTCCCGCAAGACCTCCTAGAGAACTATGATGCCGTCGTCATTGCGATGGGGATGGGCAGCGTTCCGCAGCTGGGGATTGCGGGCGAAGAACTTCCGGGCGTGTGGGATGCGCTCGACTTCATCGAGCGCGCGAAGCTCGGCAAGCCGATCGAGAAACTCGGTCATCGCGTTGCGATCATCGGAGCCGGAAACACCGCGATCGACGCTGCGACCTGCTCCCGGCGTCTGCACGCCGGATCGGTGACGATGTACTACCGTCGCGGCCCCGATGAGATGACCGCTTATCAATTCGAAGTTGAGTTCGCGAAAAGCGAAGACGTCGAGTTCCGCTTTCATGCCGTTCCGGTTCGCATTCTCGAACGCAACGGACGTGCCGGCGCGATCGAGTTCTTACGTGCGAAGCCCGGGCCGAGAAATGCAAAACTCGAAACGATCCCCGGATCCGAATACACGGTTGAAGTCGACACCATCGTTCGCGCGATCGGTCAAACGCGGCTTCTTCGGCTGCTCGACGATTTCGAAGTCCGTCACGACGGCAGCGTAGCGATCGTCAACGACGATTTCCAGACCTCGAACCCCAAGGTTTTCTGCGCCGGCGACATCGTGTTTCGAAGCGGAACCACCGATGCGATGGTCGTCGTGGCCGCTCAGCAAGGTAAACTGGCAGCCCGCGCGATCGACGGTTTCTTATCCCGAGGTATTTCATAA
- a CDS encoding molybdopterin cofactor-binding domain-containing protein, with the protein MWKTVSRPTTLDQALRELRDAPARTRLVAGGTDLIVEQQRGVRPAEHLIDLTGIWDLRYVRQDGDVVRIGALATHNDILRELNLRDALLPLAQACIEVGAPQIRARATIAGNLVTASPANDTIAPLVALGAEIVLASADGSRTLPLEDFYTGFRATALRPDEIVREIRFPALDVERRGIFLKLGLRRAQAISVINVAVVLRFDGLKIEEASIALGCVGPTIVRAPEAEGVLTGNTLEPATIEHAAKLAVEAIAPISDLRGSADYRRRAVRALIMQALETLKDGSEADDFPEDPVLLETESPVRAALQFDGLIEATINGSPCRLDDAQSKTLLAALRDYGLTGSKEGCAEGECGACTVWLDGQAVMSCLVPAAQAHGASITTIEGLAGERLHPLQQAYIDRGSVQCGFCIPGMLMAGAKFMEERATPTLDDAQVAISGNLCRCTGYRKILDAMDETVVKLEKPRADALEKVNGTAMYPADLIQPDMLHAAAVFAHRAHARILRIDASAALALAGVHAVLTAQDVPRNRFGLIEADQPLLCEDIVRFYGDRVALVVADSAEIAREAVALVGVEYEDLVPLTDPRAAAEPDAPRVHADRDNILLRQKIVHGPPVEDALQSADVVVEATFTTGWQEHAYLQPDAAVAYWEDERLVVETAGQWLHEDRRQLASLLSLHEDDVIVRYAKIGGAFGGREDLSLTPLAALAAWKLKHSVAMAWTRDESIIGHHKRHPFQITTKWGAMRDGRIVAAKTSMIADGGAYASTSVEVLKCALTFATGPYRVESVETDACVTYTNNIPSGAFRGFGSPQAHFAAESMVTRLAHALEIDPIEVRRKNLYREGDIEPTGEPLPEGVSAQAVFDRCIKEVANRFEADRRSSRDSVKRGIGVACGMKNVGYSFGFPDQATATVALNVLGEKLRGASVAIGAAEVGQGSHTILRQIAARVLNIDLSLIRMIVDDSSLSPNAGSASASRMTLFGGRAVKDACEVALAAWQRGDAPSATVTYQPGGTTSLDPQTGQGTPHFTYGYAAQAVEVEVDIRTGVTRVLRVITVHDVGRAINRQLVEGQIEGCLAQALGYALTENFISTDGKIETPYFSTYLLPTALDMPAEIYPVILENPDPNGPFGARGVAEMPLVPFAPAVAAAIHDATGVWVTDLPMTPERILRALDHQVRDLDQIEIGVAHVNGADRTLSTGLGNGSLHNGDAVRPQSFNDGIERNRGQEAEIT; encoded by the coding sequence ATGTGGAAAACGGTTAGCCGTCCGACGACGCTCGATCAGGCGCTGCGTGAGTTACGCGACGCGCCCGCCCGCACGCGACTCGTTGCCGGTGGCACCGACCTCATCGTCGAGCAGCAGCGCGGCGTTCGGCCGGCCGAACACCTCATCGATCTCACCGGAATCTGGGATCTCCGTTACGTGCGCCAAGACGGCGATGTCGTTCGGATCGGTGCGCTCGCGACGCACAATGATATCCTGCGCGAGCTCAACCTGCGCGATGCGCTCTTGCCGCTCGCACAAGCATGTATAGAGGTAGGAGCGCCTCAGATTCGAGCGCGCGCGACGATCGCCGGCAATTTGGTGACCGCATCGCCGGCCAACGACACGATTGCCCCGCTCGTCGCGCTTGGCGCGGAGATCGTACTCGCCAGTGCGGATGGGTCGCGCACGCTGCCCCTCGAGGATTTCTACACGGGTTTTCGTGCGACGGCGTTGCGGCCCGATGAGATCGTGCGAGAGATTCGCTTCCCCGCGCTCGACGTCGAACGCCGCGGCATATTCCTTAAGCTCGGACTACGCCGTGCGCAGGCCATCTCCGTCATTAACGTCGCAGTGGTGCTGCGCTTTGACGGCCTAAAGATCGAAGAAGCGTCGATCGCGCTCGGGTGTGTCGGGCCGACGATCGTTCGCGCACCGGAAGCCGAAGGCGTCTTGACCGGCAATACGCTCGAGCCTGCCACGATCGAACACGCCGCGAAGCTGGCCGTTGAGGCGATCGCGCCGATCAGCGACTTGCGCGGCTCAGCCGACTATCGGCGCCGCGCCGTGCGCGCGCTCATCATGCAGGCGCTTGAGACGCTCAAGGATGGTTCGGAGGCCGATGACTTTCCTGAAGACCCCGTATTGCTCGAAACCGAATCGCCCGTGCGCGCCGCGCTCCAGTTCGACGGACTGATCGAAGCGACGATAAACGGTTCACCCTGCAGGCTCGACGATGCACAGAGCAAGACGCTCCTGGCCGCTTTGCGCGATTACGGTCTAACGGGCTCGAAAGAGGGCTGCGCAGAAGGCGAATGCGGCGCGTGTACGGTGTGGCTGGACGGGCAAGCCGTCATGTCGTGCCTCGTTCCGGCTGCGCAAGCGCATGGGGCGAGTATTACGACGATCGAGGGACTTGCCGGCGAGCGATTGCATCCGCTTCAGCAAGCGTACATCGATCGCGGTTCCGTCCAATGCGGGTTCTGCATCCCGGGCATGCTGATGGCCGGTGCGAAGTTTATGGAGGAGCGCGCGACGCCTACGCTCGACGATGCGCAGGTCGCGATTAGTGGAAATCTCTGCCGGTGCACCGGCTATCGCAAGATTCTTGATGCGATGGATGAGACGGTCGTCAAGCTCGAAAAGCCCCGTGCCGACGCGCTCGAGAAGGTAAACGGAACCGCGATGTATCCGGCCGATTTGATTCAGCCGGATATGCTGCACGCCGCCGCCGTCTTCGCGCATCGCGCACACGCACGAATCCTGCGCATCGACGCGTCCGCAGCACTTGCGCTCGCCGGCGTGCACGCGGTTTTGACGGCGCAAGACGTTCCGCGCAACCGGTTCGGTTTGATCGAGGCCGATCAGCCCCTGTTGTGCGAGGATATCGTTCGCTTCTACGGCGACCGCGTCGCGCTCGTCGTCGCGGACAGTGCGGAGATTGCACGCGAGGCGGTTGCGCTGGTCGGCGTCGAGTATGAAGATCTGGTGCCGCTGACCGACCCGCGCGCGGCGGCCGAGCCGGATGCACCACGCGTCCACGCCGATCGCGACAACATCTTGCTGCGGCAAAAGATCGTGCATGGTCCACCGGTCGAGGATGCGTTGCAATCGGCAGACGTCGTCGTCGAAGCAACATTCACGACGGGTTGGCAAGAACACGCGTATCTCCAACCGGACGCGGCGGTCGCCTATTGGGAAGACGAACGCCTCGTCGTTGAGACGGCGGGTCAGTGGCTGCACGAAGACCGGCGACAGCTGGCCTCTTTGCTGTCGCTGCACGAGGACGACGTTATCGTTCGATATGCAAAGATCGGCGGCGCGTTCGGCGGACGCGAAGATCTTTCGCTAACGCCGCTGGCTGCGCTCGCAGCCTGGAAGCTGAAGCACTCCGTCGCAATGGCGTGGACGCGCGACGAGTCGATAATCGGACATCACAAGCGCCACCCGTTCCAGATTACGACGAAATGGGGCGCGATGCGCGACGGTCGTATCGTCGCGGCAAAGACGTCGATGATTGCTGACGGAGGCGCGTACGCGTCGACTTCGGTCGAGGTTCTCAAGTGCGCATTGACGTTCGCCACGGGTCCGTACCGCGTTGAGAGCGTCGAAACCGATGCCTGTGTGACGTATACGAACAACATCCCCTCCGGCGCGTTCCGGGGATTCGGGTCGCCGCAAGCCCACTTTGCGGCTGAGTCGATGGTGACGCGACTCGCACACGCACTCGAGATCGACCCGATCGAAGTGCGTCGCAAGAATCTCTATCGCGAAGGCGATATCGAGCCGACCGGTGAGCCGCTTCCCGAAGGCGTCAGCGCGCAAGCCGTCTTCGACCGCTGTATCAAAGAAGTGGCCAACCGCTTTGAGGCAGATCGCCGCTCGTCGAGGGACAGCGTCAAGCGCGGCATCGGCGTCGCGTGCGGGATGAAGAACGTCGGATATTCGTTCGGCTTTCCCGATCAGGCCACGGCCACAGTTGCGCTCAACGTCCTGGGAGAGAAACTGCGCGGCGCGTCGGTCGCGATCGGAGCGGCCGAGGTCGGTCAAGGTTCGCACACGATCCTGCGCCAGATTGCGGCTCGGGTGCTCAACATCGACTTGAGCCTAATCCGCATGATTGTCGATGATTCGAGCTTGTCTCCGAACGCGGGTTCGGCGTCGGCGTCGCGCATGACGTTGTTTGGCGGACGCGCGGTAAAGGATGCCTGCGAAGTGGCGCTCGCCGCCTGGCAGCGCGGCGATGCACCAAGCGCGACCGTCACCTACCAGCCCGGTGGAACGACGTCGCTCGATCCACAGACCGGGCAGGGCACCCCGCACTTTACGTATGGATACGCGGCGCAAGCGGTCGAAGTCGAAGTCGATATCCGAACAGGGGTAACGCGCGTCTTGCGCGTGATCACCGTGCACGACGTCGGCCGTGCGATCAATCGTCAGCTCGTGGAGGGACAGATCGAAGGGTGTCTCGCGCAAGCTCTCGGCTACGCGCTGACCGAAAACTTCATTTCGACGGACGGCAAAATCGAAACACCCTACTTCTCGACGTATCTGCTACCGACAGCGCTCGACATGCCGGCCGAAATCTATCCCGTGATTCTCGAAAACCCCGACCCGAACGGTCCGTTTGGTGCGCGCGGCGTTGCCGAGATGCCGTTGGTTCCGTTCGCGCCGGCCGTCGCAGCGGCAATTCACGATGCGACCGGCGTATGGGTAACCGATTTGCCGATGACGCCTGAACGCATTCTGCGCGCTTTAGACCATCAAGTTCGAGATCTCGATCAGATTGAGATCGGGGTCGCGCACGTAAACGGAGCGGATCGGACCTTGAGCACCGGTCTTGGCAACGGGTCCTTGCACAATGGCGACGCCGTTCGTCCGCAGAGTTTCAATGACGGTATCGAGCGGAACCGAGGTCAAGAAGCAGAGATCACCTGA